In one window of Caminicella sporogenes DSM 14501 DNA:
- the neuB gene encoding N-acetylneuraminate synthase: MNTFKIGNRYIGKDYPPLVIVEIGINHEGSLEIAKKMVDAAYMAGAEVIKHQTHIVEDEMSLEARKVIPGNTNVSIYDVIERCALSEEEEMELKEYVESKGMIFLSTPFSRAAVNRLERMGVLAYKIGSGECNNYPLVEYIASLGKPVILSTGMNNIESVKKSVEIFRKYDIPFALLHCTNLYPTPPHLVRLGGMIELQKEFPDAVIGLSDHTVNNNACLAATALGACILERHFTDSKDRLGPDIICSMDPKELKELIEGSREIYLMRGGKKEAAKEEHVTINFAFATVVAIKDIKKGEVLTKDNIWVKRPGTGEIKAEHYNSLLGKKVTRNIKYDEHLSWDDIE, from the coding sequence ATGAATACTTTTAAGATTGGTAATAGATATATAGGAAAAGATTATCCACCTTTAGTAATAGTAGAGATAGGTATTAACCATGAAGGAAGTTTAGAAATTGCAAAAAAGATGGTTGATGCTGCTTATATGGCAGGTGCAGAAGTAATAAAACATCAAACTCATATTGTAGAAGATGAAATGAGTTTAGAAGCAAGAAAAGTTATACCAGGTAATACAAATGTATCTATTTATGATGTGATTGAAAGATGTGCACTTTCAGAAGAAGAAGAAATGGAATTAAAAGAATATGTGGAATCTAAAGGCATGATATTTTTAAGCACTCCATTTTCTAGAGCTGCTGTAAATAGATTGGAAAGAATGGGAGTATTAGCATATAAGATAGGTTCAGGAGAATGTAATAATTATCCTTTAGTTGAATATATAGCATCATTGGGTAAACCTGTAATCTTATCAACTGGTATGAATAATATTGAAAGTGTTAAGAAATCAGTAGAAATATTTAGAAAATATGACATTCCTTTTGCTTTACTTCATTGTACAAATTTATATCCTACTCCACCTCATCTTGTAAGATTAGGTGGAATGATAGAATTACAAAAAGAATTTCCAGATGCTGTTATAGGATTATCAGATCATACAGTTAACAATAATGCTTGTTTGGCAGCAACAGCATTAGGAGCATGTATATTAGAAAGGCATTTTACTGATAGTAAGGATAGATTAGGACCAGATATTATATGTTCTATGGATCCAAAAGAATTAAAAGAACTTATAGAAGGAAGTAGAGAAATTTATTTAATGCGTGGAGGGAAAAAAGAAGCTGCAAAAGAAGAGCACGTGACTATTAATTTTGCATTTGCGACAGTTGTTGCTATAAAAGATATAAAAAAAGGTGAGGTATTAACAAAAGATAATATTTGGGTTAAAAGGCCTGGAACGGGTGAAATTAAGGCTGAACATTATAATAGTTTATTAGGTAAAAAAGT
- a CDS encoding flagellin produces the protein MRINHNLMALNAHRQLKINSSAQSKALEKLSSGYRINRAGDDAAGLAISEKMRAQIRGLNQASRNAQDSISLIQTAEGALQETQAILQRMRELAVQAANDTNVTADRSAIALEIKELESEINRIASQTEFNKQKLLTGAFSGKVFQIGANKDQTITLSIATMTASALKINSINVKMSSAGSASAAIDTINKAIETVSKERAKLGANQNRLEHTIKNLDTAAENLQAAESRIRDVDMAKEMMEFTKQNILNQAAQAMLAQANQAPQGVLQLLR, from the coding sequence ATGAGAATTAATCACAACTTAATGGCTTTAAATGCTCACAGACAATTAAAAATTAACAGTAGTGCTCAGTCAAAAGCATTAGAGAAATTATCTTCAGGTTATAGGATTAACAGAGCTGGGGACGATGCTGCAGGATTAGCTATCTCAGAAAAAATGAGAGCTCAAATAAGAGGTCTTAATCAAGCTTCAAGAAATGCTCAGGACAGTATTTCTTTAATTCAAACAGCTGAAGGTGCACTACAAGAAACTCAAGCAATACTTCAAAGAATGAGAGAGCTTGCAGTACAAGCAGCTAATGATACAAATGTAACTGCTGATAGAAGTGCAATAGCTCTTGAAATTAAAGAATTAGAGTCAGAAATTAATAGAATAGCTTCTCAAACAGAGTTCAACAAACAAAAATTATTGACAGGTGCATTTAGTGGTAAAGTATTCCAAATCGGAGCTAATAAGGATCAGACAATTACATTATCAATAGCAACAATGACTGCATCTGCATTAAAGATAAACAGTATAAATGTTAAAATGTCGAGTGCTGGTAGTGCTTCAGCTGCAATAGATACAATTAATAAGGCAATAGAAACTGTATCAAAAGAAAGAGCAAAACTTGGTGCAAATCAAAATAGGTTAGAGCATACAATCAAGAATTTAGATACTGCTGCTGAGAACTTGCAAGCAGCTGAATCAAGAATTAGAGATGTAGATATGGCTAAAGAAATGATGGAGTTTACTAAGCAAAATATCTTAAATCAAGCAGCTCAGGCGATGTTAGCTCAAGCTAATCAAGCACCACAGGGAGTACTTCAATTATTAAGATAA
- a CDS encoding motility associated factor glycosyltransferase family protein, which produces MEFFKENLDLIRKNDYILYRKLLELDIDNRNYTIIETKNGRYTLKVRDYDGIRETVTFLHSKYNPDREAANFAKMQFSEKSKINIIYGFGLGYHIEKILEILDIDDILYVVDLNLEVFKIALKLNDLRHILSDKRLKFIISDDEKWVAKKIKNLLSDENKFVIYPPSIKTIPNKYSYFKFLMEDWNMKKSVTEKWAELLKDNFEKNKKIVCENIGVLFNSYKNKPIIIVSAGPSLNKNKYLLKKIKGKAFIFSVGSALKPLLKVGVKPDMFCIIDPQPITYKQIEGFEDLDIPLVFLNTASAYTVSKYKGPKYVAVNRSSELEKSEYLIDTGGSVATAVMDMAIKFGGNPIVFIGQDLAFTNGEHHADGNMYGEEEKVKSLPNMRKIRGQNGEILDTTLGLLSFKYWIENKIKDNPHIEFINATEGGAYIEGCKHMKLQEFIDKYIV; this is translated from the coding sequence ATGGAATTTTTTAAGGAAAATTTAGATTTAATTAGAAAAAATGATTATATTCTATATAGAAAACTTTTAGAATTGGATATAGATAATAGAAATTATACTATAATTGAAACAAAAAATGGAAGATATACGCTTAAAGTAAGAGATTATGACGGTATAAGAGAAACAGTTACATTTCTTCATAGTAAATACAATCCTGATAGAGAAGCAGCAAATTTTGCTAAGATGCAATTTAGTGAAAAATCGAAGATTAATATTATCTATGGATTTGGACTTGGATACCATATAGAAAAAATATTAGAAATATTAGATATAGATGATATTCTTTATGTAGTAGATTTAAACTTGGAAGTATTTAAAATTGCTCTTAAACTTAATGATTTGAGGCATATTTTGTCAGATAAAAGATTAAAATTTATTATTTCAGATGATGAGAAATGGGTTGCCAAGAAAATTAAAAACTTATTATCAGATGAAAACAAATTTGTAATATATCCACCTTCTATTAAAACGATACCAAATAAATATTCATATTTTAAATTCCTTATGGAAGATTGGAACATGAAGAAGAGTGTAACAGAGAAATGGGCAGAACTTTTAAAAGATAATTTTGAAAAAAATAAAAAAATAGTTTGTGAGAACATAGGTGTGTTGTTTAATAGCTATAAGAATAAACCTATTATAATCGTTTCAGCAGGGCCTTCTTTAAATAAAAACAAATATTTGCTTAAAAAGATTAAAGGGAAAGCATTTATTTTTTCAGTAGGTTCGGCATTAAAACCTTTACTTAAGGTTGGGGTAAAACCTGATATGTTTTGTATTATAGATCCACAACCTATAACTTATAAGCAAATAGAAGGATTTGAAGATTTGGACATACCTTTAGTATTTTTAAATACGGCAAGTGCTTATACAGTTTCTAAGTATAAAGGGCCTAAGTATGTTGCAGTAAACAGAAGTTCGGAGCTGGAAAAGTCAGAATATCTAATAGATACAGGCGGTTCAGTGGCTACTGCTGTTATGGATATGGCCATAAAATTTGGAGGTAATCCTATTGTATTTATAGGACAAGATTTGGCATTTACAAACGGAGAGCACCATGCAGATGGGAATATGTATGGGGAAGAAGAAAAGGTGAAGTCTCTTCCAAACATGAGAAAAATAAGAGGACAAAATGGAGAGATTTTAGATACAACACTTGGGCTGTTAAGTTTTAAATACTGGATTGAAAATAAGATAAAAGATAATCCGCATATCGAATTTATAAATGCCACAGAGGGTGGTGCATATATAGAAGGCTGTAAACATATGAAATTACAGGAATTTATAGATAAATATATAGTTTAA
- a CDS encoding motility associated factor glycosyltransferase family protein encodes MENQIYQNNISVLKEVYGENVIDILSDESDEEIIIEEAKDGSYTLKIIIDGQSKYITSKYAPLREAKKFVDNIEKYDYETLFIVFGMGLGYHIFELSKLLGENNKILVIEPSVSVFKKSMEINDWTDLMKKKKIFFFIGEDIESIDQFYYRHINELNVSNIEFLVFSHYDKFFSQIYRKIAKKLKECIENIRVSICTLKYFSNQLNYNLFKNLKEVVKGENIRLLKDKFKDIPAIIVSAGPSLDKNIRELKKVQDRAVIIAGGRTLKPLLDNGIDPSLVVSLDPGRPVYELIKDNLDKEIPLVTTVISQSDIIREYRGKKYFSNVLESMELVNYLLSREIDRISQGGSVANMSLSLAHYMGCNPIILVGQDLAYTDGKIHAQNSTYELDGNNKKPDEGLIEIEDIYGNRVCTNTVWLSFLRWFEFYIRENPEKEYIDATEGGAKINGTKIMSLKETIEKYCTEEINIAERFKNIDSSDSDVIEKITYSLRKLKELKKNLIEVKKKSISGIKFSKKMLEYYRDNREYDINEILKALDDIDEDIKKYKLMTTGIYHFISPIILQIYHKEEFREKISETERERGIRLAKKSYVLYEGIKNSIERVIPLISECIEDFKQCERSNGI; translated from the coding sequence ATGGAGAATCAAATTTATCAGAACAATATTTCAGTTTTAAAAGAAGTTTATGGAGAGAATGTTATAGACATTCTTTCAGATGAAAGCGATGAAGAAATTATAATTGAAGAGGCTAAGGATGGAAGTTATACTTTAAAAATTATTATTGATGGGCAGTCAAAATATATAACGAGTAAGTATGCTCCGTTAAGAGAGGCAAAAAAATTTGTAGATAATATAGAAAAATATGATTATGAAACTTTATTTATAGTATTTGGAATGGGACTTGGATACCATATTTTTGAATTAAGTAAATTATTGGGTGAAAACAATAAAATACTTGTAATAGAGCCTAGTGTATCTGTTTTTAAAAAATCGATGGAGATTAATGATTGGACAGATTTGATGAAAAAAAAGAAGATTTTCTTTTTTATAGGTGAAGATATAGAAAGTATAGATCAATTCTATTATAGGCATATAAATGAATTAAATGTTAGCAATATCGAGTTTTTAGTATTTTCTCATTATGATAAATTTTTTTCTCAAATTTATAGAAAGATAGCAAAAAAATTAAAAGAGTGTATAGAAAATATTCGAGTTTCTATTTGTACATTGAAATATTTTTCTAATCAACTAAATTATAATCTTTTTAAAAACTTAAAAGAGGTTGTTAAAGGAGAAAATATTAGACTTTTAAAAGATAAATTCAAAGATATACCAGCTATTATTGTATCTGCTGGACCGTCATTAGATAAAAATATAAGGGAACTTAAAAAGGTGCAGGATAGAGCAGTAATTATTGCTGGTGGAAGAACCCTAAAACCGCTACTAGATAATGGTATAGATCCTAGTCTAGTAGTGTCATTAGATCCGGGCAGACCTGTTTATGAATTGATAAAAGATAATTTAGATAAAGAAATTCCATTAGTTACTACTGTTATATCACAAAGCGACATTATTCGTGAATATAGAGGAAAAAAATATTTTTCAAATGTTTTAGAGAGCATGGAATTAGTAAATTACTTATTGTCCAGAGAAATAGATAGGATTTCACAAGGAGGTTCTGTTGCAAATATGTCCTTGAGTCTTGCTCATTATATGGGATGCAATCCGATAATACTTGTAGGACAAGATCTTGCATACACCGATGGGAAAATTCATGCACAGAATTCTACCTATGAACTTGATGGCAATAATAAAAAACCAGATGAGGGCTTAATAGAAATAGAGGATATTTATGGAAACAGAGTTTGTACGAACACAGTATGGTTATCTTTTTTGAGGTGGTTTGAATTTTATATTCGTGAAAATCCAGAAAAAGAATATATTGATGCAACAGAAGGAGGAGCTAAAATAAATGGTACAAAGATTATGTCCCTTAAGGAAACAATAGAAAAGTATTGTACTGAGGAGATAAACATTGCAGAAAGGTTTAAAAATATAGACAGTAGTGATTCAGATGTTATTGAAAAAATTACATATTCATTAAGGAAATTGAAAGAGCTTAAAAAGAATTTAATAGAAGTCAAGAAAAAATCTATATCAGGGATTAAATTTAGTAAAAAAATGTTAGAATATTACAGAGATAATAGAGAATATGATATAAATGAAATTTTAAAGGCATTAGATGATATAGATGAAGATATTAAAAAATATAAACTTATGACTACTGGAATATATCATTTTATTTCTCCAATAATACTTCAAATATATCATAAAGAAGAATTTAGAGAAAAGATAAGTGAAACGGAAAGAGAAAGAGGTATTAGATTGGCTAAAAAGAGCTATGTATTATATGAAGGGATTAAAAATTCTATTGAACGAGTGATACCTTTAATAAGTGAATGTATAGAGGATTTTAAACAATGTGAAAGGAGCAATGGAATATGA
- the csrA gene encoding carbon storage regulator CsrA, which translates to MLVLTRKKDESIIIDGKIEIKVISIEENKVKIGISAPKDIEIHRKEIYIQIQEENRQAASGKLDLKDIANIFKK; encoded by the coding sequence TTGCTTGTACTTACACGAAAAAAAGATGAAAGCATTATAATAGATGGAAAGATAGAAATAAAAGTAATAAGTATAGAAGAAAACAAAGTAAAGATTGGCATATCTGCTCCCAAGGATATAGAAATCCACCGTAAAGAAATATACATTCAAATACAAGAAGAAAACAGACAAGCAGCTTCAGGTAAACTAGACTTAAAAGATATTGCAAATATTTTCAAAAAATAG